The genome window TTTCCGCTGGATGAAGGGCGCGGCATAGGAATAGGCCTTGGCCCGATCGCCCTCCGCCATCGCGGTCAACTGGTTCTGGATGATGGCGGCAACGGCGTTTCGGCCGTCCCCGTCCTGTGCCTGCGCGGTGATCGCGCCGACCGCCGCCAGGCCGGCGACAAGTAGCACTGCATAGAAGATCCGCATGATACGGCCTCCGGCGTCGTTGGGCCCCTATCAGGGGATACGCGCCGGAGGGCTGTCGGGATCACTCGGTCGTTCGCGGGCGGGCCCCTTCCGGTCCGGAATCCGCCGATCCGAATGCCGTCGCCGCGTCAGCGGACGTAGAGGTGAACCTCGTTCTGCGCGACGTTGCGCGAATCCGACAGCAGGTTCACCCGGCCCGGCTGGATGCCCATGCTGGTCAGCGTGCGCAGCACCGCCTCGGCATTGCGCTGGGCCGCCGCCCCGTTCAGCGCGACCTGCGCCGCATTGCCGCGATCCGGGCTGACCGCCACGAGGTCGAACACGGCGTTCGGCTTGGCCGTCATCGCCTGGTTCACGGCATTGAACAGCGCCTGCTGATAGGGAACGTTCTCGCGATCGAACTTGATGATGACCAGCGGCTCGGCCGACGGGTCGATGCCCTGACCGGACGCCGCGACGCGGGCCGCCGCATTCTCGGTCAGCTGGAACGAACGGGTGGCGATATTGGCGCCGTAGAGCTGTCCGTTCTTGATGCCTTCGGCCAGCGTCGTCATGTTGCCGCGCTCGGCGGAGACATAAAGGTTGTGCCGGTTGATCTCCTGCGTGACGTCGGTCAGCATCCGGTCGAGATCGACCAGCGACTGGTGCACGGAATCTTCCAGGACGCGCAGGCGGGCGTGATCCTCATCCACCGCGCCGGACAGGCCGTAGGTCGCCTGAACCGTGCTCAGCAGGAACTTCCCGAAGGCGGCCTGATCCGAGGCATCACTGTGCAGCTTGGACAACGACGGAATGGTCTGCTCGACCTGGGCCAGGGAGTTCTGGGCCTGGTTCCATTGCTCGACCAGGATCGGGTTGCCCGGGGTGGTGCCGAGCTGCAGGCGCGAGGTGATCGCGGCCTTGTTGCTGTGATAGGTGTTGGCGTTCGACGCGCTGTTGCCGCGGATCGCGCTCAGCCGGCCCTTCAGGTCGCCGACCTGCCCGGTCAGCTGCCGCAAATCCTGATCCATCTGGGCGATGCGTTCGCCGACCGCCGTGGTGCCGGAATAGACGGCCTGGGTGCTGGCCGGGACCGGTGCCGCCGCGGGCTGGGCCGTTGCCTGCTGGGCTGCCGGGGCCGGGCTGCTCTGCGATGCGGTCGTCGGCTGCGAGGTGGCGGTGTCGCCGCCCGCCGGATCCTGCGCGTCGAGTGACGGCCACAACGAGTCGCACCCGCTGAGCATGACGCATGTCGCGCCGATCAGTCCAAGCATCCTGAAAGAAGTCGTCATGCCCTGCACCATGCCTTGTACCGCCCTGTCTTCCTCGGACCCGCCGCTGGGCCGTCGGGCCGGCCCTTTATCGGGCAGCCTCAGTCCAGCCTATCGCGGTTTATGCCCCCATGCGACTCAAGATACCGATCCGCACCCGCGCGGCCGTACCCCGACTCGTTGTCCCATGCCGGTCCGGACCCTTCATGCGGCGCCACCAAACCGGCGCCGCCGGGCCGAACCCGGCAAACTTAGCGCGGATACTACTTGACCCCGCGTTCGGGGACAACCCGCATTCTGGGTGGAGGATAGGCCGAATCCCATTGGACTAGCGCGATTTTTTCCGGCCGTTGCGTCTCGGTCTCACCCGCGTGGGCGGCCCGGTGCCGGCCCCGCATGCGCCCCGTTCGCCGCCGCGAAATCGGCCGGAAGCGCATCTTTGTCATTTTCTTGCAAATCGGCCCTTGCCAATCGTCCCCGCTTGGCCTATCAACCGCGCCGCGCCGCCGATCATCGGCCGGCCACACAGCGCGCCCCTAGCTCAACTGGATAGAGCACCTGACTACGGATCAGGAGGTTGGGGGTTCGAATCCTCCGGGGCGCGCCATTTTCTTTCTGAAAAATCCGGGGCTACCGACTGCGCGTCTATCGGGTGCGCTTGTCGTTCGATTTTCTGATCCGGTGCTCCGGGTCGGTCGCGTGGCCTGCGTTGGAAGCCGCTGATATCTCGAAGAAAAGAGCGACTGTGTGCCGCGGGCCGGGCGCGGTCGAAAATCGTCCCGCTGTGACCGTCGTCACTGTTCCGCGGGATCGCCCATACTATCTATATGCGTATCGGTAGGAAGACGCGGATGTCGCGCCTTTCGATCAAGGCAAACCGTCGGTAACGGCGGGACGCAAAGCCTCCGGCCCCGGCGCGTTCACGGGGTAGCGGGGTTGCCGAAAAGCGAAGACTGGAAACAACGCGTGACGCCGAAAGCTGTACGCCCGATGGGTTTTGACCGCCTGCTTCTCTATACAATGATCGCCTTTTTCGGGGCGTTGCCGATCATCCTGATGCCGTTATTCGGCGACCAGGTCATCGACGCCGTGGAGGAAATCTCCGACACCGACGACGACCGACCGCGGGATGACGGCGAACCGGTGCGCCTGGTGACCGGCCCGCTGATGAACGTCTCCGGTCGGATCAAGGACGGCCTTGTGGCGGTGATCGATCTGCCGAACCGCACGACGGCGGATGCCCTGTGCGAGCAATCACCCTATCTGCACGACCGTCTGCAGGTGTTCGCGGCGGAGCACCCGTCCAGGCTGGATCAGAAGACCCGCATCTCGGGCCGGGACCCGGTCCTGATCCGGGCGCTGCGCGAGAAGTTTCCCGACATTCCGATGGACGCCGTCCGGCTGACCGAACCGACGGCCTACAAATCGATCTATCCGAGCCGAGACGTCTATGAATGTCAGGGCCTCAGCTATCGGCGGATCGCCCAGAAATCCCATCAGTAGTTCCCGGTTTGTTTTCCTTTCGGACTCGTCTATTGTGCCCGGAAAGGAGAGCGCCATGTCAGATCTGTCCCTGGAGACAGCCGAGCCATCCGGTTTCGGCACGCGGCCCGATGCGACCTTCGCGGTGACGCGGGGCACGACGCGCCTGCTGCGGGAAATGGGGCTGGCCTGCCTGACGGAGGTGCCGCTGAAGACTGGCCGCCGGGTCGACATCATGGCCCTGGACAAGAAAGGGCAGACGACGGTCGTGGAGGTCAAATCCTCGCTGGAGGATTATGCGGCCGATTCCAAATGGGGCGAGTATCTGCCGTTCTGCGACCGGTTCTATTTTGCCGTTCCGACGGACTTTCCCATCGATATCTTGCCGGAGGAGGTCGGCCTGATCATCGCCGACGCCTATGGCGCATCCATCGAGCGGACGGCAGCGGAAGGCAGCATGAATGCCAGTCGCCGGAAATCCCTGACCCTGCGGTTTGCCCGCCTCGCCGCGGAACGCTGGATGCGCATGGTGGATGCCTAGCGGCCGCGCCGAGTGCCCGGGCCAGCTAGAGGTCAACTGCGGTTCAGCTTTGCGATCGTGTTCGTGGTGGAATGGCCGTCGACCAGATCGGCCAGCACGACCCTGCCCCCCAGGCGTTCGACGACATCGGCGCCGACGACCTTGTCCCGGGTGTAGTCCGCGCCCTTTACCAGCACATCCGGCTCCAGCGCCGTGATCAGGGAGAGCGGCGTGTCCTCCCCGAAGATCACGACCAGATCGACATCGCCCAGCGCGGCCAGCACCGCCGCGCGGGCACTTTCCGGCTGAACCGGTCGGTCCGGTCCCTTCAGGCGGGCGACGGAGGCATCGCTGTTCAGGCCGATCACCAGCCGATCGCAGGCCGCGCGGGCCTGGGCGATGAGCGAAACATGGCCGGGATGCAGCAGGTCGAAGCAGCCATTGGTGAAGCCGACCGATTTGCCTGCCCGGCGCCAGGCGGCGATACGGTCGACGGCCTCCGCCTGGGTCAGCACCTTGGATTCCCCGGCTTCCAGGCGCTCCTCATGGCTGTCGTTCAGGATCTCGCCCGGATAGGCGACGGCGGTGCCGGCCTTGGCGACCACGATGCCGGCGGCGCGGTTTGCCAGGGCGGCCGCGTCCCGGGCGTCGAGACCCGCGGCCAGACCGGCGGCCAATGCGGCGACAACGGTATCCCCGGCACCGGCGACGTCGAAGACTTCGCGGGCGCGGGCGGGCAGGTGGATGGCGCTTTCGGTCCCATCCGCGGGGTGGCGGTAGAGGGTCATGCCCTCCTCTGACCGGGTGGCGAGCACACCGCCCAGGCCGCAGGTGTCGGTCAGATGGCGGCAGGCGGCGATCACCGCCGCATCGCCTTCCGCGGACATGCCGCTGGCCAGGGTCAGTTCCGCACGGTTCGGCGTCACAAGGTCGGCACCGCGATAGCGGGAGAAATCCCGGCCTTTCGGATCGACGATGACGGGGACGCCCGCCGCCCGGGCCGCGTCGATCAGCGCGGTGATCAGCGCGTCCGACAGCACTCCCTTGCCGTAATCCGAGAGGATCAGCGTGCCGACGCCGGGAAGGGCCGCCAGGGCTGCATTCCGAAGCGCGGCGGCGGTCTCGTCAGGGAAGGGGCCTGTGCGCTCCCGGTCGGTTCGTAGCAACTGGGCGCGGCCCGCGATATAGCGGGTCTTGACCGCCGTCGGCCGGTCCGGCGCGGTGATAGACGCATCCGTGACGCCGGGCAGTTCGGCCAGCATCCCGGCCAGTTCCTCAGCCGCCGGATCGTCGCCGACCGCGCCGACCAGGGTGCATTTCGCGCCCAGTGCGGAAAGGTTGCGCGCGACGTTGGCCGCGCCGCCCAGGGCAGGCCTTTCGCGCTGAACCGACAGCACTGGGATCGGCGCTTCCGGTGAAATGCGCTCGACCTTGCCTTCGACAAAACGGTCCAGCATCAGGTCGCCCACGCAGAGCACATTGGCCCCGCCCAGCCGCTCCAGAATTGCCGCCAGATCGGTCTCCGTCATGTCCGGACTGTCCTTGATTTCGATGGGGAAAGACGCGTCAGCGAAAGTCGCGCGGCCCCGCGTGAAGGAAGGCCTTTTCGGTACCCCAGAACAATCCCGCCGTCAAATATCCGCCCTTGCCGGCACCGGTATCCACGCAGATTCGATTCGGATGCAGCTCCGGGTCCGGCGACGGGGTGTGCCCGTGCACCACCAATCCGCCGAAATCGTGGCAGCTGTCCAGGAACGGCTCGCGAATCCACATCATGTCGCTGTCGGTCTGATCGTCGACGGCGATTCCGGGGCGCAGACCGGCATGGACAAAGATGAAGTCCCCGTCCCGATGGAGGGTCGACAGCCCCTCCAGAAACTGGCGATGGGGGGCCGGTAATGCGGCGTCCAGATCGCGCCGGCAGCGCTGGAATCCGGCGATGTCGAACGGATCGTCCGGCGGCGTGACGCCATAGCTTTGCACCGTCGCGTCGCCCCCATTGGCGATCCAGGCCCCGCCGAGACGCAAATCCCCGTCATTGAGGAAACGCAGCATCATTTCCTCATGATTGCCGCGCAGAAAGACCGCATCGATCCCCGCCTTGCGCATGTCGATCAGCCGGTCGATGACACCGGCGGAATCCGGGCCGCGGTCGATATAGTCGCCGACAAAGACGAACCGGTCATGCAGGGCGGCATTGTTGTCGCCGGCTTCGCGGCCGATCCGGGCCAGCAGTTCTTCCAGCAGGTCCAGATGACCGTGAACGTCGCCAACGGCGATCAGCCGCACACCGTCCGGTGCGCGGGATCGGTTCAAGGGTTGGGCCGACGGGGCGGATGCCGTCCTGATAGAGCCTCACTCTCCGGCGGACGTCACTCGGCAGGGGCTTTGCCTTCCTCGGCCGGCGGGTCGCCGTAGCTTTTCCACTCGTTGCGTCCCCCCCGGTTATCCAGATAGTTGGCCAAAGCCACCACAACAGATCTGTCATACTTTTTATTGCCATCGGACAGCAGGATATCCAGCGCCTTGTCGAAGCTCATGCCGGCGCGCCAGGCGCGGGCGCTGACCATGCCGACAAAGGCATTGGCGACGGCCGCGATCCGGGCGGTAACCACAATGTCCTGTCCGGACAATCCATCCGGCGTGCCGCTGCCGTCGAAGTTTTCCTGCAACTGGCGCAGCGTGTCGTAGACCGGGCCGTCGAAATCGATGTTCGAGACCAGCTCCGCGCTGGTCAGCACCGACTGCTGGATCATCTTGATTTCTTCGTCGGTCAGACCGCCCTGCTTGGTCAGAACTTCTTCCGGCACCGTGATCTTGCCCAGATTCATCAGGCTGCCGGCGATGGCCGCCGTTTCGGTCAGGACATGCTCGATATCCATTTCCTTGGACACCGCCCGGGCGACCTCGCCGACCCGGACCGAATGGTTGGCGGAGAACGGGTCACGGCGATCGACGACCGAGACCAGGGTGCCGACCAACTGGCGCATCACGGCCTCGCGCTTCTCGCGCTCCTTCACGCTTTCGGTGATGTCCTGACTGACCATCAGGACGCCGGGCGGGAAATCCTCACGCGCCGGCAGCGGCTGGAAGTCAGAGCGATAGACTTTCGGCCCATCCTCACCCAGTTCCATCGTATGGGTGACGGTCAGGCGCTCGTTCTTGGCCAGGGCCTCCTTGACCCAGGCGGCAATGCGCTTGCCTTCGACCGGACCCAGAATGGCGGAGACATGCTTGTCGAACATGTCTTTGCGGTCCATGCGCGACAGTTCCAGCGCCGTCTTGTTGAACCAGCGGTAATGACCGTTCTCGTCCAGGATGACGATCGCGTTCGGCTGACTGTCCGTCACCAGGTGCATGAAGTTGCGCTGTCCCTGGAAACGGTTGGCCAGTTCCTCGAACTTGTGCGCGGCCTCGGTCGCGCGCTGCGACGTGCCGTAATACCAGAGTGCCAGCATCCCGATCAGCACCAGCACGATGATGGCGCCGAAGACGACCATCAGCAGCTGGATGCGCTCGCGCGATTCCTTCAGCGCCTCGGCCGTGTCGACCTTGTGCAGCAGGGTCCAGGGAACCTGCTGGAAGGCGCGGGAGATCGCCAGGACCTCGTTGCCGGCATAATCCGTCACCGTCGCGAAGCCGCCCACGGTGCGGACCGCCCAGGCGCCGGCCAGATTCGGCGTGTCGATCGCCAGAGGCTTCTTCAGCGGCGCGGTGCCGTCGGCCCGCGGTGTCAGATACTCGATCTGGTTCTTGGTCTGACGAACGATCAGCGTCTCGGCGGTTTCCTCCGTCGCGCCCGGCTGCTCCAGCAGCGGGTAGAGCTCGTCGGCGATTTCCTTGATGCCCAGCACGTAACCCAGCTGCGACTCGGCGCTTTCGTCGGCCTGAATGGCATAGACCGGCACCAGGAAGGCCATGGAGGGCTTGCCGTCGGCATTCAGGAAGATGTCGGAGACCGCCGATACGCCGCGTTCGGTGCTGTCCAGGAAGGTCCGAACCTCGCCCTTGATCTGGGGGAAGTTCTCGGTGCGGACGATGTATTCGTAATTCAGGTCGATCAGGGCAAGGCCGTGCGTGCCTTCCTTGGCGATGTTGGCGCCGACCTGCGGTCCGGTATCCTCCGTGCGGAAGCCGGCCCGGTCGGCCACTACCTCCAGCAAATTGCCGAGATAGCCGAGCTCCGCCTGGGCCTCCTCGCCGCCTCCGCCGCCGGCCTCATGGAAGACGGTCAGATAGAGCTGCACCGACGCATTGTCGGCGATGCCGCGCAGGTCGCCGGTCTGTTCGTCCAGCCAGCGTTCGATGTCGGTGAAGCGGCTGTCGATGACGATGGACATGCGGCTTTGCCATTGCCGCATCTCGCGGGCCTGTTCCGACGCCTTGAACTGCAGCATCAGGAAGATGCCGACGGCGACGAAGATGGCGACACCAACGCCGGTCAGAATCATCTTCATCCGCGCGCTCATGGCTGGTTTGGCGGCCTTGTCGCTGTCCTTCGCGCCGCCGTCGCTCGTCGTGCTGCTCACCGGTATTCCCCCCTGATCCCAAAAGGATGCGTGTATCGACGCGGATAATGCCCAAATTCCGCGACAAGGTACACCCTCACGTTTTAGCGATATTCGTGCAAATTCCGATCCGTACGCTTGGCAGCCGCAGGGGTTATCAAATATGGTTACCGTCGTCGTTCGGCGGGCTGCGGGCCCCGGGACGACAAGCGACAGCAACGGGGGTGCCGTGTCGCCGCGTCGGGCGACGTCACGGCATGCCGGGAATTCCGGCGGAGTGGAGTTGATGTCATGATGCGCAGGATGCCCTTACTGACGGTCGCCGCGGCCTTTTCGGCACTGGTCATGTTGTCGCCCAATGCCGGTGCGGCCAGCGTCAAGCTGTTCGGGACCAAGGAGATCAGTTCCAGCAAGCTCGACAAGTTCGAGAAATGGACCGGTGTCCTGGCCCGCTACGGCGGTGAGAAGGGGGCGGAACTGAATGCCTGCCAGATCACCGCGACCGAGGCCTGCCACATCGCGAAATGGCGAATCTTCCTGAACAAGCTGAAGAACCATCCGCCCGTCGAGCAGCTGCAATACGTCAACAAGTACCTGAACCAGTACGCCTATATCCTGGACCCGATCAACTACGGGAAGAAGGATTACTGGGCCACGCCGCGGGAATTCATGTACCGCACCGGCGATTGCGAAGATTACGCGATCTCGAAATACGTCTCGCTGCTGCATCTCGGCTGGCCCAAGGAGCAGATGCGGATCGTGGTGCTTCAGGACCTGAACCTGAACACGCCGCATGCGATCCTGGTGGTTTATGTCGACGGCCAGGCCCTGGTCCTCGACAACCAGATCCCGCAGGTCATCGACGCCAGCCGCATCAAGCACTACAAGCCGATCTTCTCGATCAACGAAGACCGCTGGTGGCTCCATCGGGGGTAAGGCTCCGGCCTCGGCCCGCGACCTTCCCGCACAGCCGTGCCGGGTGCCCTCTCCCGGGGGAAGGGGACTGGCGCTTCTGCGATAGCAGGACTGTTGATCGTTCCGGTACCGCGAGAGCCCGTCGAAGGTTCCTGCTTCCGCAGAAAACGGAGGTGTTCTGGACCGTCATTCCCGCGGAGTCGGGAATCCGGGGCCGTCTGCACGGGGAGGTCAAGTTTGCATCCTCGTGCTCCTGCAGAAGCAGGGGCCTTCGCGATATCTGCGCCTCGCGCGCCCGGTTCAATCGCCGCGCAGATACCGCGTCGGCGTGTCGCCCAGGGTTCGGCGGAACATGGCGATGAAGGCGGACGGGCTGTCGTAACCCAGGTCCAGGGCGACGCTGGTGACCGGCACGCCTTCGGACAGGCGCTCCAGGGCGGCGAGCAGCACGCGCTGCCGGCGCCAGACGCCGAAGCTCATACCGGTTTCCTTCTGGAACAGGCGGGCCAGGGTACGCGGGGCGGCGCCGCTGATCCTGGCGAAATCTTCGAGACCCCTTCGATCGGCGGGGTCTTCCAGCAGGGCGTCGGTCACGGCGCGCAGACGGGAATCTTCGGGCAGGGGCAGGTGCAGTTCCGCGGGCGGCGCGGCGCGCATCTGGTCCAGCAGGACGGCCATCAGGCGACCCTGCGGGCCGTCTTCCTGCCAGTCACGCGGGAAGGCGGCGGCTTCCAGGATCAACTGGCGCAGCAGCGGGTCGACATTCAGGACAGCGCAGCGATCGGGCATGCCGGTCATCGCCTCCGCGCCGACATAAAGGCTGCGGAACTTGGCGTGGCCGACCGGACGGATGTCGTGCATGATTCCCGGCGGGATCCAGACCGCCATGGCGGGCGGCGCGGTGAAGCGGCCCTGCGGCGTCAGTACGGTCAGCACCCCTTCCGCCGAATAGGTGAACTGCCCCCAGTCATGGGCGTGCGGCGTCACGGCCTCCCCGACGCTCATGTCGATGGCCCGGACTTCGACCGGTCGAAGCAAGTGCGAGGGGACGGCGTTCCGTGGGGGCGCTTGGCTGATTCTAGACATCGTTTGTCAGAATAGCGAGAGACAGCCGGGCTGGCGAGGCGTAAATCTCGCCTCATCGGAATGACGCCGCCAAACCAGGGCGGCCGGATTGAGAAAGCACGCGCGATGAGCCGTTACGTCCCCCGTTTCCTGCAGGGCCCCGAAGGCATGCTGATCCTGATGGCCTTTGCGATGGCGCTCAGCCTGCAGGGCTGGTTCGCGCTGCTGAACAATTTCGTCGTGGAACGGGCGAACTTCACCGGCAAGGAAATCGGCTTCCTGCAGTCGATCCGGGAGATCCCGGGCTTTCTGTCCTTCGCGGCGGTCCTGTTGCTGCCCTTCATCCGGGAGCAGAACCTGGCCTTCCTGTCGCTGTTCCTGCTGGGGCTCGGCACCGCGCTGACGGGGTATTTCCCGACGGAGCTTGGGCTCTATTTGACGACGCTGCTGATGTCGACGGGGTTCCATTACTACGAGACGATGAACCAGTCGCTGACCTTGCAGATGATCGAAAAGAAGCACGCGCCGATCCATCTGGCGACGCAATTGAAAGCCGCCTCCATCGGCACTTTCTTCATCTTCGTGATCATCATCGCCTTCTTCAACGATTCCGCCTTCATCCGGATTCAGGAAGGGCTGGGCATCGCCGATCCGCTGACCGGCTTCAATCTGGGCTATGTCCCGATCTATGTGTTTGCCGGGGTGGCGACCGCCGTCATCGCAGTGTTCTGCAAGCTCTACTATCCGTTCTTCGAGGCGGCAGAGGTTCAGACCAAGTCGCTGTTCCTGCGGCGGCGCTATTGGCTGTACTACGCGCTGACCTTCATGGGCGGTGCCCGGCGTCAGATCTTTATGGTCTTCGCGGGTTTCCTGATGGTCCAGAAGTTCGGCTATGACGCGACGGCGATCACGCTCCTCTTCATGGTCAATCTGGTGGCGAATATCTGGATCGCGCCCTATATCGGCCGCTTCATCGCGAAGATGGGCGAGCGCCGGGCGCTGATCGTCGAGTATGTCGGCCTGATCGCCGTCTTCGGCAGCTACGCCGTGGTCGAGGACGCGTCCGTCGCGGCCTTCCTCTACATCGTCGACCACCTGTTCTTTGCCTTCTCCATGGCGATCAAGACCTATTTCCAGAAGATCGCCGATCCGAAGGACATCGCCTCGACGGCCGGGGTCAGTTTCACGATCAACCACATTGCCGCGGTCGGCATCCCCGCCGCTTTCGGCTTCCTCTATCTGGAGGACGAGGGGCTGGTCTTCATCCTGGGTGCCGGCATGGCGGTGGTCTCCCTGATCCTGGCAATGCTGGTGCCGCGCGACCCGGAGGCTGGCAACGAAACGGTGCTGACGCGCCCGACCCCTGTCGCGGCTCAACCGGCGGAATGATACGGACGCCGCGGGGATGGCGGCTTGACCCAGGTCAATGACGGGGAGGGGCCGGCGGGATAGTTTCGGGACGATTTACAACGTCTTTCCCGGGAATTGATCGCCATGGAAGCCCTGAAACCGATATTGCTGACCCTCGCTGGTGTTCTCGTCATTCTGGGGTTTGCCGCGACATTGTGGTTCGGCCTGGAAGCCGTGTTCTGGGTCGCGCTGATCCTTGTCCCCGTGGTCTTTGTCCAGACGCTGCTCTGGGGACGATAGCCGGGCGGCGGCGTCTCGGAGCGCGCCCTGTTCAACTTCCCAAAAATGCATAACAGTGCATAATACCCTGAATGGATGTGAGTTCGGGGAGGCGGTTATGCGTGTCATCCTTCCGATCCTGGCGGTCTGTGTGATTGCGTTCTGGGGAGAGCGCGTCGCGGCCCAGACCCAGCAGACCGACGTCATCTGCTTCTGCGCGGTTTTCTACAACACGGAACCCTGCAAGACGCGCTGCCGCGGCACGCAACCTGGTACGGGAGGAGGGACCGGTGTTCCCTCCACCTTGCGGCAGGTTGATCCGTTCCTGTTCCCTTCGACCCTGGATCTGGGCGACAAGCCACCTTCCGCCGTTGAACTGCCGCAGCCGCTGGATGAGATCTTCCGCCATCTCGGGATCGGTCGCCAAGCGTCCAACGATGAGTGGAGTGCGATGACGCAGATCGACTTGCCGGACACCATGACCGCATCGGAGCTGGAAGTCTTCCGGCAGACGCTGGAGCGGTTGCGGGGTGGTGTTCTGGAGGAGGTTCGCACCGACCTGGACGCCGCCTATACGAACGGAAAAATCGACCGGGACACCTATGAAGCCGGGCTGGAGCAATACCGGACCGGTATCGAGCTATACAAGGACGGCTTCGGTCTGTACCGCGAACGCCTGTATGGCAGTTAAGCCTGGTTCTGAGGGGGACAGGTTCATGGAGTTCGATCCCTGGGAGATACTTTGTACCCGGCTCAAGGATGTGGTGCTGCCGATGGTCGTGGTCGTCGCCGTGAGTGCGGTGGCCGCGTCCCTGCCGTTCCTGCACAGAATCCGGGACAAGACCGCCTTTCTGGGCACGGTCGCGGCGTTTGGATTGATCGGCGGCGTGATCGGCCTTTTCACCGGCGCCAGTCGCGATCCCGTGGTCGGCGCCGTTCTGCCCGCCTTCCTGACGCTTGCGGGCGGATTCGTGACGTACATTCTGGGCCGACAGGAAGCGTCCGCTGCGCCGGATGGTACCCCGGCGCCCGTTTTCGATCCCCCGGATGTCCGCAGGCTTGCGATCTCCATCCTGATCGTGATCGCTTTGACCGGCAGTTGGATGGCTTTTTTCGGCAGTTCCCTGCGCACCACGGCCGAAACCCACCACCGTGAGACGGTCGAGAAACCCTACAAGATCTTCGAATACTGCCTGAGCCACAGCACGGAGCCGTTCTGCGCCCAGTATTTTCAGTGATCTTTCATCACGGCGGATCCGGTCCGGGGCGGAATGCCGGTCGCCATTACTGCTGAGGCTTCGGTACCATGCCCTTCATGCTGCGGCCGCCGAAGATGTGGAAATGCAGATGCGGGACTTCCTGGTGGGCGTCCTTGCCGTGATTGGCGATCAGGCGATAGCCCGGCTCGTCCAGTCCCAGTTGCCGGGCGACGGTGCCGATGGCCTTGAAGAAGCCGGCGATTTCCTCGTCGCTGGCCTTCGCCGTGAAGTCCGCGGTTGAAACATAGGGGCCCTTCGGGATCACCAGGACATGGACCGGCGCCTGGGGCGCGATGTCGTGAAAGGCGAGGGCATAATCGTCCTCGTAAACCTTGTTGCAGGGAATCTCGCCCCGCAGGATCTTCGCGAAGATGTTCTGGTCGTCGTAACTCATTCGGTCTGTCTCCCGGGCAAGGTCTTTTGAAGCGTCAGGCGTTGGCCCCGTGCGACTGGACAAAAACTTCACCCATTTTGCAACCGCGTTCGGTTTTCCCGCACGGACCCGCTGTCGTGCTCCTGCGGAAGCAGGAGCCTTCGGGGAGTTTGCTCCGTGCCTGATCAAGAAAGGTTCCTGCTTTCGCAGGAATACAGGTCAGGTCCGTCTGCCGCCGACCGCGCCGGACAGTTCCGCGCCGATCAGGCCGCTGCCCGCCAGGGCGTAAAAGCCGGCGATCAAACGGTTGAAGACCAGCCGCCGTCCGGCGGACTTCAGGAAGCGGCTGACCGCCGTTCCGAAGCCGCAATAGCCGACATAGATCACCGCCGTGATCGCCTGCGCGGTCGGCACCAGGATCGCCAGCTGCGGGGTCAGCGGCCGGGCCGGGTCGACGAATTGCGAGAAGACGGCGGCATAGGCGAGGACCGCCTTCGGGTTGCTGAGCGAGATGAGCACGGAATCGCGCAGGATGCGTCCGGCGGGCTTCGCGGTTTCCGCCTTCACGGCGACGGCGCGGCCGGATCTGCGCCACATCGAAATCCCCA of Alphaproteobacteria bacterium contains these proteins:
- a CDS encoding histidine triad nucleotide-binding protein, which gives rise to MSYDDQNIFAKILRGEIPCNKVYEDDYALAFHDIAPQAPVHVLVIPKGPYVSTADFTAKASDEEIAGFFKAIGTVARQLGLDEPGYRLIANHGKDAHQEVPHLHFHIFGGRSMKGMVPKPQQ
- a CDS encoding LysE family transporter, whose product is MSWELWLVFVAVWFLAGIPLGPNALNCIAISSNAGFRRALWAVAGILIAAFLFIAAVSAGFATVLAANATLFTILKICGGAYLIWMGISMWRRSGRAVAVKAETAKPAGRILRDSVLISLSNPKAVLAYAAVFSQFVDPARPLTPQLAILVPTAQAITAVIYVGYCGFGTAVSRFLKSAGRRLVFNRLIAGFYALAGSGLIGAELSGAVGGRRT
- a CDS encoding MFS transporter, which gives rise to MSRYVPRFLQGPEGMLILMAFAMALSLQGWFALLNNFVVERANFTGKEIGFLQSIREIPGFLSFAAVLLLPFIREQNLAFLSLFLLGLGTALTGYFPTELGLYLTTLLMSTGFHYYETMNQSLTLQMIEKKHAPIHLATQLKAASIGTFFIFVIIIAFFNDSAFIRIQEGLGIADPLTGFNLGYVPIYVFAGVATAVIAVFCKLYYPFFEAAEVQTKSLFLRRRYWLYYALTFMGGARRQIFMVFAGFLMVQKFGYDATAITLLFMVNLVANIWIAPYIGRFIAKMGERRALIVEYVGLIAVFGSYAVVEDASVAAFLYIVDHLFFAFSMAIKTYFQKIADPKDIASTAGVSFTINHIAAVGIPAAFGFLYLEDEGLVFILGAGMAVVSLILAMLVPRDPEAGNETVLTRPTPVAAQPAE
- a CDS encoding helix-turn-helix transcriptional regulator, which produces MSVGEAVTPHAHDWGQFTYSAEGVLTVLTPQGRFTAPPAMAVWIPPGIMHDIRPVGHAKFRSLYVGAEAMTGMPDRCAVLNVDPLLRQLILEAAAFPRDWQEDGPQGRLMAVLLDQMRAAPPAELHLPLPEDSRLRAVTDALLEDPADRRGLEDFARISGAAPRTLARLFQKETGMSFGVWRRQRVLLAALERLSEGVPVTSVALDLGYDSPSAFIAMFRRTLGDTPTRYLRGD